From Brassica oleracea var. oleracea cultivar TO1000 chromosome C3, BOL, whole genome shotgun sequence, a single genomic window includes:
- the LOC106335565 gene encoding uncharacterized protein LOC106335565 isoform X2, producing the protein MAVKLHRPGLTSSSSSNPCLSRMSIGTFTSCRRVVELDYTSNFSGNSSRRLFVTYDVLESKKVGWYRSQRRRMRPFLLAASSDDGVAVNGTPQPRASDDVEEMRAKLSGSLQDEYNCDELIQSLHDAARSFELALKKKISSSKLPWFSAAWLGVDRNAWVKTFSYQASVYSLLQAANEVSSRGNNRDKDLNVFVQRSLSRLAAPLDSMMRDKLSSSHPEANEWFWSDQVPPAVTSFVSCFEGDQRFVAATSAYAKGKSSAASNEIDVSLLMLVLNCIAAVTKLGPTKLSCPPFFSMIPDTTGRLMDKFVDFVPIPQAYHSIKSLGLRREFLVHFGPRAAACRVKSDCSKDEVVFWVDLIQNQLLRAIDREKIWSRLTTSESIEVLERDLAIFGFFIALGRSTQSFLAANGFDALENPMEDLVRHFIGGSLLQYPQLSAISSYQLYVEVVCEELEWLPFYPNKKDSQAAKQAHGHRSRPEGPPNYDALPQILNVCSYWLQSFIKYSKWPENPSNVKAAKFLSTGHKKLIQCKEELGISSLAVAEAGFIDMNALSTEESSSFDKALESVDEALVRLESLLQQLHSSSSSSGKEQIKAACSDLEKIRKLKKEAEFLEASFRAKAASLQEGGGDSDSQGSSEEQKQKLKGKDKKNSISSVDQGTRSRGFWGFFERPPRKKPAPKVDEYTERSRENVDSVDSESNEIYRFELLRNELIELEKRVQGSTDESVKEEGGDPPKSSSSMKGVELVQSSKKESVIEKTLDQIKETSTDVWQGTQLLAFDSAAAMELLRRSVIGDELTEKEKKALRRTVTDLASVVPIGVLMLLPVTAVGHAAMLAAIQRYVPGLIPSTYGPERLNLLRQLEKVKQMQNETEPEEGIDEAES; encoded by the exons ATGGCGGTTAAGCTACATCGACCGGGTCTTACATCGTCAAG CTCTTCGAACCCTTGTCTATCGCGGATGTCCATTGGAACTTTTACATCCTGCAGAAGAGTGGTGGAGTTGGATTACACATCGAACTTCTCCGGGAACTCGAGTAGACGGTTGTTTGTAACATATGATGTTCTGGAGAGTAAGAAGGTAGGCTGGTATAGATCGCAGAGGAGGAGAATGCGGCCTTTTCTCCTTGCAGCATCTTCTGACGACGGTGTGGCTGTCAATGGGACTCCCCAGCCGAGAGCTAGCGATGACGTTGAGGAGATGAGGGCCAAACTCAGTGGATCTCTACAAGATGAGTACAACTGTGATGAACTTATTCAGTCTTTGCATGATGCTGCCAGAAGTTTCGAACTCGCGCTTAAAAAGAAGATTTCATCTTCCAAATTGCCGTGGTTTTCGGCAGCCTGGCTTGGAGTCGATAGAAATGCTTGGGTTAAGACATTTTCTTATCAG GCTTCCGTGTATTCCTTACTACAAGCTGCGAATGAGGTTTCATCTAGAGGAAACAACAGAGACAAGGATCTTAATGTCTTTGTGCAAAGGAG TTTATCACGCCTAGCTGCTCCCCTTGATAGCATGATGCGGGATAAACTATCTTCCAGTCACCCTGAAGCCAACGAATGGTTTTGGTCTGACCAAGTTCCTCCTGCTGTGACATCTTTTGTGAGTTGTTTTGAGGGGGACCAACGATTTGTTGCTGCTACTTCTGC CTACGCCAAAGGCAAGTCCTCAGCTGCAAGCAATGAGATTGATGTGTCACTTCTCATGCTTGTGCTCAACTGCATCGCAGCAGTCACGAAACTTGGCCCAACAAAACTTTCGTGCCCGCCCTTCTTTTCTATGATTCCGGATACTACAGGAAGATTGATGGACAAATTTGTTGACTTTGTTCCAATCCCTCAGGCCTATCACTCAATTAAAAGCCTCGGTCTACGCAGAGAATTTCTTGTTCACTTTGGACCACGGGCAGCAGCCTGCAGAGTAAAAAGTGACTGCTCTAAAGATGAGGTTGTCTTCTGGGTTGATCTTATACAAAACCAACTGCTTCGGGCTATTGATCGGGAGAAAATATGGTCAAGATTAACAACGTCTGAAAGTATCGAG GTTTTGGAAAGAGATTTAGCTATTTTTGGATTCTTCATTGCCTTAGGCAGGAGCACCCAGTCTTTTTTAGCTGCAAATGGTTTTGATGCGCTGGAGAATCCTATGGAAGACCTTGTCAG GCACTTCATTGGGGGCAGTCTCCTGCAATATCCTCAACTTTCAGCCATCAGTTCGTACCAGTTGTATGTAGAG GTTGTCTGTGAAGAACTAGAGTGGCTCCCTTTCTATCCAAATAAAAAGGACTCGCAGGCAGCCAAACAAGCACATGGGCATAGAAGCAGACCAGAAGGGCCACCTAATTATGATGCTCTTCCTCAAATATTGAATGTTTGCTCTTATTGGCTACAGAGCTTTATTAAATACAGTAAATGGCCAGAAAACCCATCAAATGTCAAGGCAGCAAAATTCTTATCCACAGG GCACAAGAAGTTAATTCAGTGCAAGGAAGAACTGGGGATATCAAG TTTGGCAGTAGCAGAAGCAGGGTTTATTGACATGAATGCATTATCAACTGAAGAGTCAAGCTCATTTGACAAG GCTCTAGAGAGTGTAGATGAAGCTCTGGTGAGACTGGAAAGCTTGCTACAGCAGTTGCATTCATCAAGCTCATCCTCTGGAAAGGAACAAATAAAAGCTGCTTGCTCTGACCTAGAGAAAATAAGGAAGCTGAAGAAAGAGGCTGAATTTTTAGAGGCATCTTTCAGAGCCAAAGCAGCTTCCCTGCAAGAG GGAGGTGGTGACAGCGACTCTCAGGGGTCCTCTGAGGAACAAAAACAGAAGCTAAAAGGAAAAGACAAAAAGAATTCAATCAGCTCTGTAGATCAAGGCACAAG GAGTCGTGGATTCTGGGGTTTCTTTGAGCGCCCTCCAAGGAAGAAGCCTGCCCCCAAG GTAGATGAATATACTGAGAGATCCAGAGAAAACGTAGATAGCGTTGATTCCGAATCCAATGAGATATATCGGTTCGAACTTCTAAGGAATGAACTGATAGAGCTGGAGAAGCGGGTCCAAGGAAGTACAGATGAGTCGGTAAAGGAAGAG GGAGGGGATCCTCCTAAATCAAGCAGTAGTATGAAAGGTGTGGAGTTGGTTCAAAGCTCAAAGAAAGAAAGCGTCATTGAGAAAACACTCGACCAAATCAAAGAAACAAGCACA GACGTGTGGCAAGGTACGCAGCTTCTTGCATTTGATTCAGCTGCTGCTATGGAGCTGCTTCGAAGGTCTGTAATAGGAGATGAACTAACAGAGAAAGAAAAGAAAGCTCTGCGCAGAACTGTGACTGACTTAGCATCAGTTGTTCCTATTGGTGTTCTTATGCTTCTTCCT GTCACAGCAGTGGGTCATGCGGCTATGCTTGCCGCAATTCAAAGATATGTACCAGGCTTG ATACCTTCGACCTACGGACCCGAAAGGTTGAACCTATTAAGACAGCTCGAGAAGGTCAAGCAGATGCAAAATGAAACAGAGCCTGAGGAAGGCATCGATGAAGCAGAATCATGA
- the LOC106335565 gene encoding uncharacterized protein LOC106335565 isoform X1, with protein MAVKLHRPGLTSSSSSNPCLSRMSIGTFTSCRRVVELDYTSNFSGNSSRRLFVTYDVLESKKVGWYRSQRRRMRPFLLAASSDDGVAVNGTPQPRASDDVEEMRAKLSGSLQDEYNCDELIQSLHDAARSFELALKKKISSSKLPWFSAAWLGVDRNAWVKTFSYQASVYSLLQAANEVSSRGNNRDKDLNVFVQRSLSRLAAPLDSMMRDKLSSSHPEANEWFWSDQVPPAVTSFVSCFEGDQRFVAATSAYAKGKSSAASNEIDVSLLMLVLNCIAAVTKLGPTKLSCPPFFSMIPDTTGRLMDKFVDFVPIPQAYHSIKSLGLRREFLVHFGPRAAACRVKSDCSKDEVVFWVDLIQNQLLRAIDREKIWSRLTTSESIEVLERDLAIFGFFIALGRSTQSFLAANGFDALENPMEDLVRHFIGGSLLQYPQLSAISSYQLYVEVVCEELEWLPFYPNKKDSQAAKQAHGHRSRPEGPPNYDALPQILNVCSYWLQSFIKYSKWPENPSNVKAAKFLSTGHKKLIQCKEELGISSLAVAEAGFIDMNALSTEESSSFDKALESVDEALVRLESLLQQLHSSSSSSGKEQIKAACSDLEKIRKLKKEAEFLEASFRAKAASLQEGGGDSDSQGSSEEQKQKLKGKDKKNSISSVDQGTSRSRGFWGFFERPPRKKPAPKVDEYTERSRENVDSVDSESNEIYRFELLRNELIELEKRVQGSTDESVKEEGGDPPKSSSSMKGVELVQSSKKESVIEKTLDQIKETSTDVWQGTQLLAFDSAAAMELLRRSVIGDELTEKEKKALRRTVTDLASVVPIGVLMLLPVTAVGHAAMLAAIQRYVPGLIPSTYGPERLNLLRQLEKVKQMQNETEPEEGIDEAES; from the exons ATGGCGGTTAAGCTACATCGACCGGGTCTTACATCGTCAAG CTCTTCGAACCCTTGTCTATCGCGGATGTCCATTGGAACTTTTACATCCTGCAGAAGAGTGGTGGAGTTGGATTACACATCGAACTTCTCCGGGAACTCGAGTAGACGGTTGTTTGTAACATATGATGTTCTGGAGAGTAAGAAGGTAGGCTGGTATAGATCGCAGAGGAGGAGAATGCGGCCTTTTCTCCTTGCAGCATCTTCTGACGACGGTGTGGCTGTCAATGGGACTCCCCAGCCGAGAGCTAGCGATGACGTTGAGGAGATGAGGGCCAAACTCAGTGGATCTCTACAAGATGAGTACAACTGTGATGAACTTATTCAGTCTTTGCATGATGCTGCCAGAAGTTTCGAACTCGCGCTTAAAAAGAAGATTTCATCTTCCAAATTGCCGTGGTTTTCGGCAGCCTGGCTTGGAGTCGATAGAAATGCTTGGGTTAAGACATTTTCTTATCAG GCTTCCGTGTATTCCTTACTACAAGCTGCGAATGAGGTTTCATCTAGAGGAAACAACAGAGACAAGGATCTTAATGTCTTTGTGCAAAGGAG TTTATCACGCCTAGCTGCTCCCCTTGATAGCATGATGCGGGATAAACTATCTTCCAGTCACCCTGAAGCCAACGAATGGTTTTGGTCTGACCAAGTTCCTCCTGCTGTGACATCTTTTGTGAGTTGTTTTGAGGGGGACCAACGATTTGTTGCTGCTACTTCTGC CTACGCCAAAGGCAAGTCCTCAGCTGCAAGCAATGAGATTGATGTGTCACTTCTCATGCTTGTGCTCAACTGCATCGCAGCAGTCACGAAACTTGGCCCAACAAAACTTTCGTGCCCGCCCTTCTTTTCTATGATTCCGGATACTACAGGAAGATTGATGGACAAATTTGTTGACTTTGTTCCAATCCCTCAGGCCTATCACTCAATTAAAAGCCTCGGTCTACGCAGAGAATTTCTTGTTCACTTTGGACCACGGGCAGCAGCCTGCAGAGTAAAAAGTGACTGCTCTAAAGATGAGGTTGTCTTCTGGGTTGATCTTATACAAAACCAACTGCTTCGGGCTATTGATCGGGAGAAAATATGGTCAAGATTAACAACGTCTGAAAGTATCGAG GTTTTGGAAAGAGATTTAGCTATTTTTGGATTCTTCATTGCCTTAGGCAGGAGCACCCAGTCTTTTTTAGCTGCAAATGGTTTTGATGCGCTGGAGAATCCTATGGAAGACCTTGTCAG GCACTTCATTGGGGGCAGTCTCCTGCAATATCCTCAACTTTCAGCCATCAGTTCGTACCAGTTGTATGTAGAG GTTGTCTGTGAAGAACTAGAGTGGCTCCCTTTCTATCCAAATAAAAAGGACTCGCAGGCAGCCAAACAAGCACATGGGCATAGAAGCAGACCAGAAGGGCCACCTAATTATGATGCTCTTCCTCAAATATTGAATGTTTGCTCTTATTGGCTACAGAGCTTTATTAAATACAGTAAATGGCCAGAAAACCCATCAAATGTCAAGGCAGCAAAATTCTTATCCACAGG GCACAAGAAGTTAATTCAGTGCAAGGAAGAACTGGGGATATCAAG TTTGGCAGTAGCAGAAGCAGGGTTTATTGACATGAATGCATTATCAACTGAAGAGTCAAGCTCATTTGACAAG GCTCTAGAGAGTGTAGATGAAGCTCTGGTGAGACTGGAAAGCTTGCTACAGCAGTTGCATTCATCAAGCTCATCCTCTGGAAAGGAACAAATAAAAGCTGCTTGCTCTGACCTAGAGAAAATAAGGAAGCTGAAGAAAGAGGCTGAATTTTTAGAGGCATCTTTCAGAGCCAAAGCAGCTTCCCTGCAAGAG GGAGGTGGTGACAGCGACTCTCAGGGGTCCTCTGAGGAACAAAAACAGAAGCTAAAAGGAAAAGACAAAAAGAATTCAATCAGCTCTGTAGATCAAGGCACAAG TAGGAGTCGTGGATTCTGGGGTTTCTTTGAGCGCCCTCCAAGGAAGAAGCCTGCCCCCAAG GTAGATGAATATACTGAGAGATCCAGAGAAAACGTAGATAGCGTTGATTCCGAATCCAATGAGATATATCGGTTCGAACTTCTAAGGAATGAACTGATAGAGCTGGAGAAGCGGGTCCAAGGAAGTACAGATGAGTCGGTAAAGGAAGAG GGAGGGGATCCTCCTAAATCAAGCAGTAGTATGAAAGGTGTGGAGTTGGTTCAAAGCTCAAAGAAAGAAAGCGTCATTGAGAAAACACTCGACCAAATCAAAGAAACAAGCACA GACGTGTGGCAAGGTACGCAGCTTCTTGCATTTGATTCAGCTGCTGCTATGGAGCTGCTTCGAAGGTCTGTAATAGGAGATGAACTAACAGAGAAAGAAAAGAAAGCTCTGCGCAGAACTGTGACTGACTTAGCATCAGTTGTTCCTATTGGTGTTCTTATGCTTCTTCCT GTCACAGCAGTGGGTCATGCGGCTATGCTTGCCGCAATTCAAAGATATGTACCAGGCTTG ATACCTTCGACCTACGGACCCGAAAGGTTGAACCTATTAAGACAGCTCGAGAAGGTCAAGCAGATGCAAAATGAAACAGAGCCTGAGGAAGGCATCGATGAAGCAGAATCATGA